A region of the SAR324 cluster bacterium genome:
CTCACTGGAGATTTGTCATCTCTGCGAAAACTGGGACAAAAACTCGAACATCTCCAACAAGCAGACCACGCTCGTGTGCTATTCTGCACAGGTAGGCCTTATCCTGATGTGCTACATGGATTGAAGCATGAGGAGTTACCTCAGCCAGACGCCGTTATTGCTCAAACGGGAGCCGAACTTTATCTACCGCCTTTTGGTAGTTTCTCGACGCCACTTCTTGATTGGCAACTGCAACTTGAAAAGTTTGGCTTCTCTGTGGAGGAAGTTCATCAGCGATTGATTGACTTAAATGATGCGATCAGCTTAGAGGCAGCTAATTGCCAGTCCCCCCACAAGGTCTCGTACGCGATCATGGATCCCAAACGGCCGCTTGAGTGGCTAGCCGAAATTTCAAGGCGCATGTTGGAGCCTGCTGGACGCTACCAAGTGATCTGTGCTGCTTTTGGAGAAAGTTACTATGTCGATATTTTGCCAGGAATGGTCAACAAGGGGAAAGCACTGCGCTACCTGCTTGAATTACTGAAATGGCAGGAAGAGGACACAATTGTTGCTGGGGACAGCGGTAACGATCAGTCAATGTTTGACGAAGGTTTTCGAGGAATTCTCGTTGGCAATGCTCGGCCAGAAGTCAAAGAATATTTGCAGAAATTTCCAGCGAAACAGTGTTACCAAGCGCAGCAAAATTATGCGAAGGGTGTGTTGGAAGGCTTAGCTCACTGGCAGGTTCCAACCTTTGACGATTGATAGAAAAGGTATCTGAGATTGAAATCTATATGGGTGTCCGAAGATCTTTTCAGGCTAGCTGCAGAGGAACTTCCTGGAGTATCTGTTCGAGATTGTTGCAAAGCCGTTCTGCTTCAGACTCTGGAAAAACCAGTGGGGGTTTGAACTTGATCACATTATGATCCGGCCCATCTGTGCTGAGCAGGAATCCTTGGGCTTTCATCCGCTCCACAACATAGGTTGCACGAGCTGCACAAGGTATTCTTTGCACGGGATCAGCAACGAACTCCATACCAAGAAAGAGACCCTCTCCACGAACTTGTCCCAGAGCTGGACACCATTTTGACATTCCCATCCAGCGTTCAAGCAGATAAATTCCCAAGGTCAGTGCATGTTTTTGGAGGTTTTCCTCTTCAATCACATCCAGTACGGTGGTACCCACTGCCGCAGAGATAGGATTCCCACCAAAGGTGTTGAAGTATTCCATTCCGTTGGCAAAGGCTTCTGCAATTTCGGCTGTGGTGATCACAGCTGCGAGAGGATGTCCATTGCCAATCGGTTTTCCAAGAGTAACGATATCTGGAACGACTCCCTGTAGTTCAAATCCCCAAAAGGTTTTCCCTACCCTACCAAAACCAACCTGTACCTCATCCGCGATGCACAGTCCTCCAAGCCTGCGAATTCCTGCATAAGCGGTCTGTAGATAATTCTCTGGAAGAACAATCTGTCCTCCACAACTCAGAATTGATTCGCAAATGAACCCAGCCAACCCAGCTCTAGATTTTGCCAGTGATTCTCCGTGCTCAATGACCTTTTCCCCGTAGGCTGAGCCTGGATCTGGGTGATGCTCCCTGTACACTCCTCGATACGAATCAGGCATGGGAGTGGTCCTTACCCATTCTGGTGCTCCTT
Encoded here:
- a CDS encoding aminotransferase class III-fold pyridoxal phosphate-dependent enzyme, translating into DYGPTLMLQHEDLSGESFCTLYGHLDPECLELWQPGDSVQAGTRIARIGVSPRNGNWPPHLHLQVISHRMGWETDFPGVALPSEQSFWKEISPNPYRLLGIQEQSWVEPEGLPKDLLARRLHIMGRNLSLSYKEPLTILRGEGVYLIDALGRRFVDCVNNVAHVGHCHPRVVEAQRKQSGLLNTNTRYLHPELVKYAERLCGLFPEPLNVCFLVCTGSEANELALRLAQAHTQAQGMVVVDVGYHGHTKSLIDLSPYKHNGPGGKGAPEWVRTTPMPDSYRGVYREHHPDPGSAYGEKVIEHGESLAKSRAGLAGFICESILSCGGQIVLPENYLQTAYAGIRRLGGLCIADEVQVGFGRVGKTFWGFELQGVVPDIVTLGKPIGNGHPLAAVITTAEIAEAFANGMEYFNTFGGNPISAAVGTTVLDVIEEENLQKHALTLGIYLLERWMGMSKWCPALGQVRGEGLFLGMEFVADPVQRIPCAARATYVVERMKAQGFLLSTDGPDHNVIKFKPPLVFPESEAERLCNNLEQILQEVPLQLA
- a CDS encoding HAD-IIB family hydrolase; protein product: MPTWNLVFDIDFTLTGDLSSLRKLGQKLEHLQQADHARVLFCTGRPYPDVLHGLKHEELPQPDAVIAQTGAELYLPPFGSFSTPLLDWQLQLEKFGFSVEEVHQRLIDLNDAISLEAANCQSPHKVSYAIMDPKRPLEWLAEISRRMLEPAGRYQVICAAFGESYYVDILPGMVNKGKALRYLLELLKWQEEDTIVAGDSGNDQSMFDEGFRGILVGNARPEVKEYLQKFPAKQCYQAQQNYAKGVLEGLAHWQVPTFDD